The Corynebacterium coyleae genome segment ATTTTGTGACCTTGGATGACTGTGTCGTTTTGAGGAGTCGTCTGCACGGATTTCAGAAGTCCTCTGTACTATCGCCATCCACTCCGGAGAGGCCGCGGGCGTTCGTCCACTTCATCTGGAACGCGATTCGACAGAGCGCATTCAATACGATGGTCTTTTTCTCCCTGCGAAGGATGGGGGCAGTTTAGGGTGCCAGGGTGTTGACCAGATCGAGGAATTCCTCAGCGTAGGCAATTTGCTTGCGTAGCTTTTCGTAGCGGGTGCGCGTCTCCTCACGAATGTCGGCAAGGGTGGCCTTGGCATTACTCCGTGCCTGCTGTGCGGTATCACTTTCCTGCCCGCCATCTGAACTATGAAGAATCTCCGCAGCTTCCAGGAATTCCCGCATCTGATCCAGAGTAAACCCCAGCGGTTTCATCCGTCGCACCAGCAAAACACGACGTACATCAGCCTCACTATAAAGCCTGAACCCACCAGGGCTACGCCCCGATGGGGTAATCAGGCCGACGTTGTCATAATAACGCAAGGTGGGAATCGACAACCCCGTCTGGTCAACGACCTCGCCGATCTTGAAATTACTGTTTTGCATTGCCTGTTCTCCTTCACGGTGATGTTGCCCACGGGTTCCTGTGCCTGGGTTGGCGGTTGAGTAAAACTCCCGCTACCATGACCACCATCACCAAACCTAAAGTTACTAGAGGGTTGGATTCCTTTCGGGCGTTCGCCCAGTTACCTATCCCCTCAAAGATTGGACATCTATGACTGAAACTAGCACGGCGGCCCCCCGCCCCCTCCTGAGTCCAGACGGCGCTGATGCCCCTACCGGGATCATCGCATCCTTCCGTTACGCATTTTCTTCCCCCGCCCGTATCCGTATAGAGATTCTGGCCGGACTGGCAGTATCCCTGGCGCTGATCCCTGAGGCCATTGCCTTTTCCATCCTTGCCGGTGTTGACCCAGCCATGGGTCTGTTTTCCTCGGTAGTCATGGCCATTGCGATCGCCTTTACCGGTGGCCGCCCGGCAATGATCACCGGCGCCACCGGGGCTATTGCCCTAGTCATTGCTCCTGTGGCGCGTGGTTACGGGATGGATTATTTCATCGCCACCGTCCTGTTGGGCGGTGTCCTACAAATCGTGCTCGGCGCCCTCGGTGTGGCGAAACTTCAGCGTTTTATCCCCCGATCGGTGATGCTGGGTTTCGTCAATGCACTGGGCATTATGATTTTCACCGCCCAACTCGAACACCTCATTGATGTGCCTTGGATAGTCTACCCACTCGTCGGCTTGGGTGTGGTGATCATGATTTTCTTCCCCAAGCTCACCAGTGTGATCCCCGCCCCGCTGGTCACGATTATCGTGCTCACCGGTTTGGTCATTGCCGCCGGTTTGACTGTCCCGACGGTCTCGGACATGGGCAAGATGCCGGAGACCTTACCGTCCCTGTTTATTCCGAACGTGCCGTGGACGTTGGAGACCCTGCAGATCATCGCGCCTTATGCCCTGGCCATGGCCGTGGTCGGTCTCATGGAATCGTTGATGACCGCCAAGCTCGTCGATGACATCACCGACACTCATTCCGATAAAACTCGTGAATCCTGGGGACAGGGGGTGGCTAATATTGCCTCCGGTTTCTTCGGCGGCATGGGTGGCTGCGCGATGATCGGTCAAACCATGATCAACGTCCGCGAATCCGGGGCACGTACCCGCCTATCCACCCTGTTAGCCGGTGTGTTCCTGCTGGTCCTGGTCCTGGCACTGGGCGACATCGTTGGCATGATCCCGATGGCTGCGCTGGTGGCAATCATGATCATGGTCTCGGTCGGCACCATCGACTGGCACTCGGTGCATCCACGCACCCTTAAACTCATGCCGGTCTCTGAGACCATTGTTATGGCCGTGACGATTATTGCCACCCTAGCCACCAGCAACCTGGCCATTGGTGTGGTGTTGGGTGTGGTCACCGCGATGATCATGTTCGCCCGTCGGATGGCACATATCGCTTCCATTGAAAAGGTCTCCGAGATCGACAGCGACGGCGATGGCGAGATTGATACTCGTACCTACCGGGTGCATGGCCAGTTGTTTTGGGCATCAAGCAATGACCTGGTTTATCGCTTTGATTACACCGATTCTGCCCGTCATATCACTATTGATCTCACTGAGGCGGAGATCTGGGATGCCTCCACGGTCGCGACCTTTGACGCGATTACGCAGAAGTTCCAGGACAGAGGCAAAACCGTGTCCATTATCGGGCTCGACGGTCCCAGTCAGGACCGGCTGAACCGCCTGTCTGGCCGGCTTGGCACCGGCCACTAACATCCCCCGACTCGAGCACATCGACTTGGCGCCCCAACTTATAACCGGGGCGCCAGTTTATTGGTGCTGTTGCAAAGTTGGGGCATAGGAAGAGCATAAAAGAAGCGTAGCGGTTAACCGCTACGCTGTGTTGTGGGGATTTTTACTTTTTACGGTGCACGTGTTCTAGTTAGTGGTTCGTTTCTTTCCTCGGGTGATTGCGACGGTATTCCTCGACTAAGTGAGCAATACCCGGCGCAGCCTGGGACAACATCCAGGTCATAAGCGCTATAAGAACCCCTATGACGATAAGTGTTAACGCCAACCAGCCCAGTGTTGGGCCGATGCCGTTGGCCTCCTGGACGTGACCCCACAAGGCAGACACGCCGTCGGGTATGCCGAGCATACTTAGCAGCCCGTTCCCCAAGGCTCCGACAGCAACGAGTGCGATAGCAACGAAGAGAACACTGGCTGCAATCCACGAGGCAGACATGCAGGCCTTAATAAAGTTCGTGTTCGACTTTTCCATGTCGTCGTTGTACTTTTTGCGCTCTGCACGTATCTTCTCCAGCAGCTTTTCGTTGGACTCCTTCTCCTGGAGCAGGGCGCTGCGAGCCTTCTTAGATGCTTCTGCTGCCTTGTGCAGGCTTTCGGACTCTTTCGACATTGCCTCAGATACAGCTACTTCTACCAGCGGTTCCAGGCTAGAAGTCAGGCTCGAAGTCATCTGAGCGTTCAGGCTCTGGGCTACTGCTTGGCTGGAATCCTTGTCGAGATGGATGGGGCTTTCGGCTGCTTTGAGTACCAGCTGTTGCATCCTTGTCAGACGCGACATCTGCTCGCTTATCTCGATTAGGTACCCTTTTACCCCCTCCAGGCCGTTGGGCAGATCCTCGATGTTCCTTATCAGCCCGGTGATCATGGTTGCGTCCCTTAGTGTGGTGTAACGCTTGCTGATGGTGGGCCCTGGAAAATGCAGGGGCGGCCATCGTCAGTAACCTTTCGACTCAACTACCACATCTCACCGAAAGGAACATGACGATGACCGCTGATCCGCATTCTATCGACCCAACAACCTATCTGGATGATCTGCTCGCTCAAGCCTCTCCGGATTTGATGCGCCAGATGCTGCAAGGGTTTATCAACCAAATCCTCTCCGCCCAGGCCGACACCGTCTGCGGCGCCGAATACGGGGTCGCCTCCACCGAGCGGGTCAACCACCGCAACGGGTATCGCCACCGCGACCTTGACACCCGTGTCGGCACGATCGACGTAGCAGTGCCGAAGCTGCGCCACGGCGCGTTCTTCCCAGAATGGCTGTTAGAGCGACGCTCACGAGCAGAACGAGCCTTATCGACTGTGATCGCCACCTGCTATCTCAAAGGGGTTTCCACCCGCAGGATGAACGATCTGGTGGCCACCCTTGGCATTTCCAACCTGTCGAAATCGCAAGTCTCGCGGATGTCGGAAGAACTCGACGAGATGGTCGCAGACTTCAGAAATCGCCCCCTGGACCCCGGCGGGTACGCCTACCTGTCCTGCGACGCACTGACGATCAAAGTGCGCGAAGGCGGCCGGGTGGTCAAATGCTCAGTGCTGCTTGCCACCGGTGTCAACGCCGATGGCTACCGGGAAATGCTCGGCATGCACGTCGCCACTGCGGAATCCAACGCATCGTGGAAAGGCTTCTTCCAAGACCTCAAAGCCCGCGGACTTCGTGGTGTCTTCCTTGTCACCAGTGATGCCCACGAAGGCATCCAGCATGCCATTTCCGAAGTGCTGCCCGATGCCTCCTGGCAGCGGTGCCGCACCCACTTTGCCAAAAACCTCTACGAGAAAGTCCCCAAAATGCAGTGGCCGATGGTCTTAAGCGATGTTCCAGACGATCTTCCAACAACCGGATGAGGAATCAACCTGGGCGCAAGCCCGTGAAGTTGTTGACTTGTTGGAACCGAAGTTTCCCGAGGTTGCAGCCTATTTGGAGGAATCACTCGATGAGGTGCTGGCGTTTACCGCAGCACCGAAACCAGTCTGGACAAAGGTGTGGTCGAACAACCCCACTGAACGGCTCAACCGGGAGATCCGCCGGCGCACCGACGTCGTTGGCATCTTCCCGAACCGCGAATCCATCATCCGGCTTGTCGGCGCGGTCCTCGCTGAACAGCACGACGATTGGATCCAACAAAAACGCTACATGTCACTATCTGCACTCGAACACACCAAACGCCTCATGCACCAAACAGGAGGTGATCATGGCGACCACCACCAACTAACCGCCTAACCAAAACCCCGAACTTCATACCGAGCCGAAAGCACAAACGGCTACACCACTTCACGGGACTTGACCCAATCTATGAGCCCTCTGTCATGGCTTTAAGCGCCGCAACGTGCTGTGCATAGGCTTCTGTTCCAGTCTGGGTCAACGCGACCCAGACGGCGTCTTTCGCGCGCGTGGAGCCATATTCGCGGGTGCGGCTGATATAGCCGCTGTCCTCAAGATGTTTCAACTGCTTGGAAAGCGTATCGGCAGGAAGCTCGGTGAGCTCTGCAAGCACGGCGTATTTCATCTGCCTGCCGCCGGTTGCGCCTGAATGGAACAGCGTGGCACAAATTTTAAGCCGATTGATGGGGTGGATGACCGGATCCAGCTTTGCTGGGCGTGGTGAAGGATCCTTAGACATTGACGCCCTTTACGGCGGCGTTGCGGTTCTCATACAACATCCATGCCGTCGCCGTAGAAACAACGACGCCGCAGACAATCATCCACGGCCAAGTATCAGGCGTCGGCACGGTGGAGAACATCATGGCACCTGGCAGCAGTACTCGTGACCAGGTGGCGCGATCATTACTCGGCCCCATATTGGGATTGACCCGAACGAAGGGGTTCGCAATCTTATCTTTGAGGAGATAGCCCAGAACGAACGTCGGTACAAGAACCGCGAGGCCGTACCACCATGACAGCTTGAATAGCGCGATACCGCCGCCGGCGCCAAGCGCCACTATCGCCACCGCCCACCAGCTCTGCGTCCACGTGGTGCGCTTTTGAACGTCGTGAATGATCTTAAGGTCGTCGCTCATCGTTCTTCTCCCTAACGTCAACTTCACTGGCTTGCAATTAAGGCAAGTGTAATACTTGCCTTAATTGCAAGTCTAATGCTTGCCAAGTGTGCAAGTGAAAGACTGTGCATAGTGGGGATACAGCTACGCATGGGGTCTAACGGGGCTGGTGGTCTGCTACTGTGACATCTGGCCGACTTTTATTGACTGAGGCTCCACGGCCTTACATCGCCCATCGGGTAGTGCCTTTGCTGGTTGTTCCATTGCGTTTGGTATCACCGCCGCAGTAGCAGCGTGGTCGGTTCTTTGGCATTGAGCCACCACACCACCGCCTACTACCACAGACTGGCAGCCACACCGGGGATTCACCGTGTTGAGGCCAGATATATGCTCCCAAAGCATATATTTCACGCTACCCTACAGGTCAGAACCTAAAAATCCCCGATCCCAGACACACTTTCTGGCCCCTAACCCCAGAAGACCTACTCCAGCCCGAAGAGCTCCCGTTGGAAATCCGTGGGGTTCTTCAGCTTCTCGGATTCGGGCAGTGGGCCGGGGAGGGTGGTGCCTGCGGCGAAGGGGGAGCCCGGGAGATGGTCGCGGCCGTGGGGTTGGGTGAGGCCGGAAAGGTCGGGGCCGGAGGGGACGATCCGGGTGGGGTTCACTTCGCGGTGGACGATGTAGTAGTGCTGTTTGATCTCCGTGAAATCGGTGGTGTCGCCGAAGCCGGGGGTTTGGAATAGCTCGCGGAGGTAGCCGTAGACGTTGGGCATTTCGGTGATCTTGTTGCGGTTCGTCTTGAAGTGGCCGTGGTAGACGGCATCGAAGCGGATGAGGGTGGTGTAGGCGCGGATGTCGGTCTCTGTGATGTGTTCGCCCATGATGAAGCGGTGGTTGGCTAGGCGGTCTTCGAGCCAGTCGAGGACCTCAAACACGTCGTCGTAGGCTTCTTCGTAGGCGTCTTGGGAGGCTGAGAATCCGGCGCGGTACACGCCGTTGTTGAACTTGCGGAAGAGGAAGTCGTTGATCGCCTCCGCCTCTTCGCGCAGCTCTTCCGGTGGCAGCAGGTTCGGGGCGCCGGGGCGGTGGTAGGCGGTCCACTCGGTTTGGAAGTCGCGGACCATGGAGTTGTAATCGTTCGTCACCACCTTGCCGCTTGCTTCTTCCACGATTGTCGGCACGGTGATGCCGCGCGGGTAGTCGGGAAAGCGTGCGAAGTATGCATCCTGCAGGCGGGGGATCTGTAGCACGGGGTCCACGCCGCCCGGATCCAAGTCGAAGGTCCAGGAGCGCTTGTCGTGAGTCGGGCCAGCCAGGCCCAAGGAGATCACATCTTCCAGCCCCATCAGGCGCCGCACGATGACAGCGCGATGCGCCCATGGGCAGGCACGTGCGGCGATGAGACGGTAGCGGTGCGGCTGCACGGGCCAGTGCGAAGCTTTATTGCTTATCGACGACACAATGCGGTCACCGATATAGTTCGTATCCCGCTTGAACTCGCCGTCTGTTGAGGCGTTCTGGGCATCGCCTGCCCAGTCCTTCTGTGCGTCTGTAGTCATCGTGTCCTCCCTTATCGCGTGAAAAGTTTGTGACACGTCAACTATAGGCTGTTTCTGATCATGAGCGAGGGGGGATGTGCTGTTGCAAGAGGATGAGCAGTGTGACGGAAAGCCCGGAGACAGGCCCAGAGACAGGCCCAGAGACAAGGCAATACAAAGCCTTCGGATGGCGCGAATCCTGGGCCTTCATCGCGGTCATGGTGTTTCTCTCCCTAGCTGGCTTCTTTATGGTCGATGGCGGTGAAAGGGCGCTGGAACCCCTTGACCGAGCGCCGGATCCATAGCCGTGCCATTTTGGGACACGCCCGCACCTTCGGTTTCGGGCCATTACCAGAGCGCTTATCCGGAGAAGCCTTCTGCTCCCACTCCAGCGGGGTAGTGATCGTCCCCTGAGTACGGGGATTCCCCGGATTTACAGGCTGATTCACCGAGAAGATTGTTAAAAACGCCTGCGGATTCTTGCGCCCATCCTGAGTCTTCGTCCACGCGTCACTCAATGGTGTGCTGGTTTTGCGCGATCTCGGTTTCAGCAATGTCTATCAAACGCACGAGACGGGGCTTGAGTCGCATGCGAGGTTAGGCTAACCTAACGTAATAATGGTTATTATCTTCTGAGAGGGCAACACAGTGCCGCTTGTGACTGATGAACCCACCACAGCGACCAATGAGTCGACGAGTCGGCCGAGAGGGGGCGGCACCGCCGACGACGGCCCGCGAACCCGATCACCTAACCCGAAACCGCCGCGTGGACGCGGCCCACACACCCGGAGACAGAACCAGATGAAGTCGATTGCCCAGATCGTCCAGAACAACCTCAGACTCCTCGCGGCCTACGAGGACAAGGTCCAGCCGAGGTTCCTCAGCCGCTATGCGCGTGAACCGATGGACGCCGCCGTCGAAGGGCTCGGGGCCGGACGGAATTCCACGTCGCCGACGTCCTCGCGCCGCTCGGCAGGGTCGCCGGGCAGCGAGGTCGAGGACCTCGCCGAAGCCAACGGGTTGAAGCTGGGCGGAGCCTCACACGTCGGCATGGTGTACTTCCGCACTCTCACGAAGAAAAGCGCGATCGGGGAGGCGGGCAAGTGAGCGCTGTGGACGGGACCGTAGGCCCGTGGTCGCTGCTCGCCCCGATTCGGACCCGGATGCGGGCGGTGGTCGCGTTATCCGTCCTGTCGTCGGTGGCTACCGTCGCTTCGCTGGTCGGCATCATCGACATCGCGATGACGTACCCGGAGGCCCCGGAGCATCGGACGTGGTTGGCCGTGGCTGTCATCGTCGTCGCCGCAACGGTGCGCATGGCCGCAGACGGCGCCGCCGGCATGCTCTCGCACCGGGCGGATAACGACCTGCAGCTCCACCTCCGGCGCCGGCTGGTCGCCCAAATCCGGAAGTTACCGCTGGGCTGGCTGGACGCCCGGCGCTCGTCGGGAATCATCGAGTCGGTTGAGAAGGACGTCGCGGCTGTCCACCAGCTCATGGGCCACACCGTCGGTGAGACCGTGGTGGCGGTGCTGGTTCCCCTGCTTTCCCTCATCGCGCTCGTCGTGGTGGATTGGCGGATCGCGGTGGTGGCGGTCGTCCCGGTGCTGGTCACCTTCGCCCTGATGGGCGTGATGATTTCGCGCGGAGCCGGTCTTCAGCGCGACTACGAGCGAGCCTCCGAAGGAGTGACGGCCGCGGTCATCGAGCTGGTGCGCGGTATCCCGGTGATGAAGTCCTTCGGACGCGCCAACCAGGGAGCGGGTCGCTACGATGCCGCGGCGTTGTCGTTCGTCCGCGCGTGGTCCGCCTGGTCCCGGCAGTCGAACATCTATCTCGGGCTCATCGACGTGGTGACGTCCCCGACCACAGTCCTTGCAGTGGTGTGCGGGGCCGGCCTCGCTCTGAGGGACACCGCGGGCGGCATACCGGAGGGTCTCGTCGCCGGGCTGGTTCTCAGCCTTGGACTCTCCGCGGCGATCGTGCGGGTGGCCATGAACTCCGAACCCATCATCGCGGGGATCGCTGCCCTGAAGTCCATCGCGGAGGTACTGAGCACGCCGCCGATCGCCGAGCCTGCCGATCCGGTGCCCGCGCGCGGAGGCGCGCTCGAGGTCCGGAACCTGGTCTTTTCCTACGGCGATGGGCCGCGGGTCCTCGACGGGATGTCCGCGGCGTTCGAACCAGGGACCCTCACTGCGCTGGTGGGCTCCTCCGGTTCCGGAAAGTCCACCGTCGCCCGGCTGTTGGCGCGTTTCCACGACCCTGTTGAAGGCTCGGTGCTGCTGGGCGGCGTCGATCTTCGCGACATCGCCGTGCGCGACGTGCACCGCTCGGTGTCGGTGGTGTTCCAAGATCCGCAGTTGTTCACGCTGCCGTTGCGGGAGAACATCCGGCTGGCCAGGAGAGACGCCACCGACGACGAAATCATGGCGGCCGCGAAGCTCGCGAACCTCGATGCGGTCATCGCGGCGCTGCCGAAGCGCCTGGATTCGGTGGTCAACGTCGATGTGACCTTTTCCGGTGGTGAGGCGCAGCGCGTAGCCATCGCGAGGTCGATCGTCACGGACGCGCCGGTGCTCATCTTCGACGAGGCAACCGCTTACGCGGATCCGGCTTCCGAGGCCCTCATCCAGTCCGCAATCGAGCGTTTGGCCCGTTCGCGGACGGTGATTGTGATCGCGCACAGGTTGAGCACGATCCGCAACGCCGACCGCATCCTCGTTCTCGATGGGGGAGCGGTCGCGGAGGCGGGTACTCACGACGAGTTGCTTGCGCGCGGTGGCCGCTACCGGGATTTGTGGCGCGCGTTCACGCGCGAGGACGAACCATCCGCCCCGCGGGGTACTGAATCAGACGATGAAAAGGCGGCAAACCGATGATTCGAGACTTGTGGTCGATGACGGATCGGCGCTCGAGAATGACGCTGGTGTGGCTCATTGCGTTGGCCACGCTTGCCGCGCTGGCCCAGGGAGCGGCGTTCGTCGCACTGCTGCCGCTGCTGTCGGCTCAGGCCGAGGGAGATGATGCGACGGCGTGGCGTTTCACCGGCGTCATCGCCGGCCTCGCGGCCGCCCATGCGGTGCTGTCCCTCGCCGTGGGGACAGTTGGCAGGGCGAATTCCGCAGCGGTGCTGTCGTCCCTGCTGCGTTCCCTGGGCGAACGCGTGCTGACGTTGCCACTCGGGTACGTCACCAAGTCCACAGCCGGCCGGTTTTCGGAGATGGCGTCGTCGGGTATCGCGTTCGCGGCGTCCGTGCCGCACGTGATCCTGCGGCCCGTCATCGCCGCGGTGGTTACGCCGACCGTCATCGCCTTCGGAATTCTGGCGGTGGATTGGCGCGTCGGTTTGGTTCTTGTCGCGTCGGCGCCGGTGCTCTTCTTCGCCTACCGGGCCATTGGCCGGGTCGGCGGGGAGTCGGACGAAGCGCATGCTGAGGCCGTCGCTGCCGTCTCCGGCAGGCTGATCGAGTTCACCCGCGGCCAGCAGGCGATTCGCGCCGCGGGCGACGGTTCGGCAGCGGACGCGATGGTGGATGAGGCTATCCAGGCCCAACACGATGCGTTCGCGAAGGCGACGTCGACGCAGGGAGCGGCCATCGGACGGTTGGGTTCGGTCGTCCATGCAGTGTTCACGGCGGCGGTGATCGTCGCCGTGGCAGTCGCCGCGACGGGCGGGATGGCGCCGGCGCATTTGGCGCCGATACTCATCGTGCTCGTCCAGTTCACCGGACCGATCACCACGGCGGGAGCGTTGTCCGGCGGTTTCGGTGCGGGCCGCAACACGTTGGCTGCGTTGCGTGACCTGCGGGCAATCCCCGCTCTTCCCGAACCTGCCGCACCGGAGCTGCCCGACGGGTATGACGTGGAGTTCCGCGGCGTGAGCTTCGGGTACGGAGATAAGAAGGTTCTCGACGACGTCAGCTTCCGTGCACCTCAGGGAGCGCTGGTTGCCGTAGTGGGACCGTCGGGGTCGGGCAAGACGACGGTCATGCGGCTGCTGTCGCGTTTTCATGATCCGGACTCGGGGGAGATCCTCATCGGCGGGGTGCCCTTGCCTCGGATCGGCACCGACGGCGTGAACTCGCTGGTGACCCCGGTGTTCCAGGAGACGTTCCTTTTCGACGCGTCCGTGCGGGACAACGTGGTCTTCGCCGACCCCGGATTCGGTTCCAGGCCCGGTGACGGGGACCGCTTGCGCGAGGCCGCCCGGCGTTCCGGGGTGGACCGCATCGTGGAGCTGCTGCCTTCCGGGTGGGATACCCCAGTGGGGGAAGAGGGGACGCTGCTGTCGGGAGGTGAGCGGCAGCGCCTCGCCATCGCCCGGGCGCTTCTGAAGGATTCCCCGGTGGTGCTTCTCGACGAGCCGACGTCCTCGCTGGATGCGGCCACTGAGCGGGCGATCGTCGGCACGATGGAGGCGTTGCGCGGCGATCACACTGTGATCGTCGTCGCCCATCGCCTGCACACCATCCGCGATGCCGACCTCATCGTCGTGCTTTCGGAGGACGGGACGGTCGCAGAACGGGGCACGCACGATGAATTGCTGGCGAAGGGCGGCCGCTACGCCGAGTCTTGGGCGTGCCGGACGGGGAGTTCCCCGGGATCCAGATCCAGCTCGTCGTGGACCACCACGACGACGGCATCGGAGAAGCGCGGATAGCTAGTTCATCTCGCACCAGATTGGCTTAGTTCCCAGGAGCCAAAGCGCACCGCGCAGACACCCCAGTGGAGGAGCAAGAGCACGAGGAGCGCCAAGGAAAGTGCGTGCCAGCCTTCGTCCCAAGCACCCAAGCACAGAGTGCCCACGGGGAAGGTAGAGCCCCACCAACCAGGGCCGTAGGGCGCCCAGTGGAGGACAGCCTCGTACAAGCAGTACATGGCATAGAGGACACACGGTACGGCGAGGGTGAACATGATGAGGCCGTACAGGTGAGTGTCGAAAAGCAATGTCGATGCTGCCGTCGACTGGCCGACAACACCGAGGGGAATCCACGCTGTACCCGCGGCTGCGCCACGTGGGCGCGTGCGGGATCAGTAGCAGTAGAGGAAGAGCGGGATCGCGGTGAAGAACGTGAGGAAGAAGCACAGCTCACCCGCGTAGTGATAAAACTCGCCGTGATGGGTGGCCAGCTGCCCGGCGGATGTCGCGGCGACCATCGGGGACACCAGCGCCAAGCCCCACGGGAACGCAGGCTCGGTGTAGTGAGCGGACTGCTTCCACAAACCCCAGAGTTGCCACAAGCACACGATGATGGCCAGTGGCGCGCCGATCCACCAGCTGATCAGCTGGAACGCATCGTTGCCCGTGAGTGCCGTCCACGCCGAGCCGCACGCGAGCAGCCCCATCGCGTACATGCCTCACGCCGCCATGTTCTGGCGCCGCGGCGGCTCATTGCGCACGCCGACCGTGAACACAACAAGGAGCCCCGCCGCGATGAGCGCAAAAACTACCTGGGCTACATGAAATCCATGTAACTCAGTCAAACTCGACGCAATCGAGGTTCCCATTAAAGCGCCGGCCCAAGCGGGACCGAACTTTGGCAACGTCATAGGACTAACGCTAGGCCTGCCACCTCGTCTCATCCACTTTGGGTCGGGGCTTTGTGGTTTTTAGGACGCGAATGGCCTGAAGCGCGCGACGGTGCCGGGTGCTTCGAATCGACGGAAAAGACCACGCCAATTGCCCATCACGGATTCGCATCAGTAGGGTGAAAACATGTCGAAGAGCCAGGCGCAGCGTAGCGTGTCGCGCAACCCCCGCACACGCCGACGCTCACCCGGTTGGGTGCCCGACCAACACGGCGCCTGGTTTATGGTCACTGTCCCCGCTATCACCGGCGTCATTCTGGCGCCGTCGTGGACTGCGATTCCTCTGTTGCTGACCTGGTGGCTCGGCTATTTCACCTTTTTCGCCGGCAGCGTCTGGATCCGTTCGCGCTTCCGCGAACGCAACCGGCCCCCGGTCTTGGTCTACGGGTCGCTCGCGGCGGTCGCGGGTGTGACAACGCTGATCTTCGACTGGCGGCTTCTCATGTGGGTCCCGGCGTTCGCACCGTTGGTGGCCATAGCCGTATTCGAGGCATGGAAGCGGCGTCCGAGGTCGCTGTTGTCGGGTGTTTCCACTGTCGTAGCAGCCTGCCTCATCCTGCCGGTGGCCGCCTGGGCCGGGGGAGGCCTGGATGTGGAGGCGTGGGCCGCATTTGCCGTGTACCTGGCGTACTTCGTCGGCACTGTGCCCTACGTGAAGACGCTCATCCGTGAACGCGGCTCCAGGCCCTGGTTCATCGGGTCGGTGAGCTATCACGTCGTCGTGCTTGTCGCTGCCGTCGTCGCCGTGCTCGTAACCGGCGGGCATCCTTTCCACCCAGCGATCATCGTCGTGGCCGTCGTGTTGCTCGCGCGGGCGACGCTGATGCCGATCACCGGCGCACGTCGTGAGAAGCCATGGACGCCGAAGATCGTCGGACTTCTGGACGCTGCCATCACAGTGCTGGTGGTCATCGTTGTGCTGCTCTAAGGCGCCTCATTCGCTGCCTCGTCACTTTGGCTGATTGAGATACAGCCCATGG includes the following:
- a CDS encoding YwiC-like family protein, yielding MSKSQAQRSVSRNPRTRRRSPGWVPDQHGAWFMVTVPAITGVILAPSWTAIPLLLTWWLGYFTFFAGSVWIRSRFRERNRPPVLVYGSLAAVAGVTTLIFDWRLLMWVPAFAPLVAIAVFEAWKRRPRSLLSGVSTVVAACLILPVAAWAGGGLDVEAWAAFAVYLAYFVGTVPYVKTLIRERGSRPWFIGSVSYHVVVLVAAVVAVLVTGGHPFHPAIIVVAVVLLARATLMPITGARREKPWTPKIVGLLDAAITVLVVIVVLL